Proteins encoded in a region of the Oculatellaceae cyanobacterium genome:
- a CDS encoding PAS domain S-box protein: MSELNHNIALNNALVKWWNELAWQGIFTTDANLNIYSWNHWLEMRTGYSAREMIGRNLLEVYPELVARRLDRFYDQALNGQVAILSQSLHGYLLATPPNSSYSTLTNMLQSARIAPLIEDHQVIGTLTIIEDVTEKVMREAELQHQIESIERAELTWRSTHARLQHLLTSSPAVIYTCQPHGDYCTTFVSNNVMAQLGYPAQHFLQKPKFSDSYIHSADVPHLLAELPYLFVQGHHLLEYRFLHEDGSYRWIRDEMKLVRNPDGSVQEIVGAWYDITESKNTQAQLQEQAALLNIITDAIVVQDLKKEILFCNKAAEQLYGWKAEEAIGKNSNQLLYKKVIDQVENANQTVLEEGEWQGELYLSAKDGREIIVDSNWTLVRDERGNPKSILTVNTDITEKKQLQTQFLRTQRMESLGTLAGGIAHDLNNVLTPILMSVQLLQLKLEDEQSQEWLDILEANVKRGAALVKQVLSFARGCEGDRKLIQVRHLISEIKQIVRETFPKYIELHTDIISDLWSVSGDATQLHQVLVNLCVNARDAMPNGGKLSIGAHNVYLDENYTRMNIEAKVGHYIAITISDTGIGIKNEVLDRIFEPFFTTKELGQGTGLGLSTVIGIIKSHGGFIKVSSKVGEGTEFKVYLPAVQENVIEHLENLQLPQGNGELILVVDDEAPIREITEIALQKYSYRVLTASDGIEALALYAQHKDEISLVLIDMMMPYMDGLTTIRTLKKINPNVKIIAVSGLISQFKIEDFESINVKTFLSKPYIANELLTTLYEVLNV; encoded by the coding sequence ATGAGCGAACTAAATCATAATATAGCACTGAATAACGCCCTGGTTAAGTGGTGGAATGAACTAGCATGGCAAGGAATTTTTACAACAGATGCTAACTTAAATATTTATAGCTGGAATCATTGGCTAGAAATGCGTACTGGATACAGTGCTAGGGAAATGATTGGGCGAAATTTACTAGAAGTTTATCCAGAATTAGTTGCACGTAGATTAGATCGTTTTTACGATCAAGCCTTAAATGGACAAGTAGCAATTTTGTCCCAATCTTTACATGGGTATTTACTTGCAACGCCCCCAAATTCTAGCTATAGCACTTTAACAAATATGTTGCAGAGTGCTAGAATTGCACCTTTAATAGAGGATCACCAAGTAATCGGTACACTGACAATTATTGAAGACGTCACTGAAAAAGTGATGCGCGAAGCCGAGTTACAACACCAAATTGAGTCAATAGAAAGAGCAGAATTAACTTGGCGATCGACTCATGCGCGTCTGCAACATTTACTAACATCTAGTCCAGCAGTTATTTATACTTGTCAACCTCATGGCGATTATTGTACTACTTTTGTAAGTAACAACGTCATGGCTCAACTTGGTTATCCTGCTCAACACTTCCTGCAAAAACCCAAGTTTTCCGATAGTTATATTCACTCAGCAGATGTACCCCACCTTTTGGCTGAGTTACCTTATTTATTTGTACAAGGTCATCATTTACTGGAATACCGCTTTTTGCACGAAGATGGTAGCTATCGGTGGATACGCGATGAAATGAAATTGGTGCGTAACCCAGATGGTAGTGTGCAGGAAATTGTTGGTGCTTGGTATGATATTACGGAATCTAAAAATACACAAGCACAATTACAAGAGCAAGCTGCATTACTGAATATTATTACAGATGCTATTGTCGTCCAAGATTTAAAGAAAGAAATTCTATTTTGCAATAAAGCTGCTGAACAGTTATATGGTTGGAAAGCAGAGGAAGCTATTGGAAAAAATTCCAATCAACTTTTATATAAAAAAGTCATAGATCAAGTAGAAAATGCTAACCAAACTGTACTTGAAGAAGGCGAGTGGCAGGGTGAATTGTATTTATCTGCGAAAGACGGTAGAGAAATAATTGTTGACAGTAATTGGACGCTTGTACGGGATGAAAGAGGCAACCCTAAATCTATACTTACTGTTAATACTGATATTACCGAAAAAAAACAACTACAAACTCAGTTTCTCCGCACTCAACGGATGGAAAGTTTAGGTACTTTGGCTGGGGGTATTGCCCACGATTTAAATAATGTACTGACACCTATTTTAATGTCAGTACAATTATTGCAACTGAAGCTTGAAGATGAACAGAGTCAAGAGTGGTTAGATATTCTAGAAGCTAATGTTAAACGTGGGGCAGCGCTAGTTAAACAAGTGTTATCTTTTGCTAGAGGTTGTGAAGGCGATCGCAAACTTATACAAGTTCGACACTTAATTTCTGAAATTAAACAAATTGTCAGAGAAACATTCCCCAAATATATCGAATTACACACTGATATTATCTCAGATTTGTGGAGTGTTTCTGGAGATGCTACACAATTACACCAAGTATTAGTAAATCTTTGTGTAAATGCTCGTGATGCCATGCCTAATGGTGGAAAATTGAGTATTGGCGCTCACAATGTTTATCTAGATGAAAATTATACTCGGATGAATATTGAAGCTAAAGTTGGTCACTATATTGCTATTACTATATCGGATACCGGAATTGGCATCAAAAATGAAGTATTAGATCGGATTTTTGAACCATTTTTTACCACAAAAGAACTTGGTCAAGGAACTGGCTTAGGTTTGTCAACAGTTATTGGAATTATTAAAAGTCATGGTGGTTTTATAAAGGTATCTAGTAAAGTAGGGGAAGGTACTGAATTTAAGGTATATTTACCAGCAGTTCAGGAAAATGTTATTGAGCATTTAGAAAATTTACAACTACCTCAAGGAAACGGAGAATTAATTCTAGTAGTTGATGACGAAGCGCCAATTCGTGAAATCACAGAAATAGCTTTGCAAAAGTATTCTTATCGAGTATTAACTGCCAGTGATGGCATTGAAGCTTTAGCTTTGTATGCACAACACAAAGATGAGATTAGTTTAGTATTAATTGATATGATGATGCCATACATGGATGGCTTAACTACTATCCGAACTTTAAAAAAAATTAATCCTAATGTAAAAATCATTGCTGTAAGTGGGCTAATTTCTCAATTCAAAATAGAAGATTTTGAAAGTATTAATGTTAAAACATTTTTATCTAAGCCTTACATCGCTAATGAGTTATTAACTACATTGTATGAAGTATTGAATGTTTAA
- a CDS encoding lipoxygenase family protein translates to MPQPYLPQNEPNPDKRNNDLSHQQQAYEYDYEYLAPLILLKKIPAFENFSAQYIAERVVATSELVPNMLAAKAKSFLDPLDDLQDYEDLFTLLPLPEVAKVYQTNNSFAEQRLSGANPFVIRLLGETDPRSQVLEQIPSFKDDFEPLFDVRKELAAGNIYITDYTGTDKYYRGPSLVQGGTHEKGRKYLPKPLAFFWWKRTGISDRGKLVPIAIQLDASTNSKVYTPTNSKVYTPFEENPLDWLFAKLCVQIADGNHHEMSSHLCRTHFVMEPIAIGTAHQLAENHPLSLLLRPHFLFMLTNNHLGQQRLINPGGAVDELLAGTLAESLELVKDAYEGWDIKEFAFPTEIENRGMDNTDRLPHYPYRDDGMLVWKAIHTFVSDYLNHFYPTPEDITGDTELQAWAKELSDQSAQTNGGKVKGMPTSFTTVQELIEIVTTIIFICGPQHSAVNYAQYEYMTFAANMPLAAYRDIPKQSHKPQDQTPATPPVAEQTIAEQTTAGQNTRVEIIADKATVDKATVVQKTAVKTTTVEIPEEQITEEQILKLLPPYKRTADQLQSLFILSAYRYDRLGYYEKAFQELYKEKFEDVFKDDNNQAILAIVRQFQQNLNMVEQEIDANNQKRIVPYPYLKPSLILNSISI, encoded by the coding sequence ATGCCACAACCTTATCTTCCCCAAAACGAACCCAATCCAGATAAGCGCAATAATGACTTGAGCCATCAGCAACAGGCTTATGAGTATGATTATGAGTATCTAGCACCTTTGATATTACTGAAAAAAATACCCGCATTCGAGAATTTTTCTGCTCAATATATTGCGGAACGGGTAGTAGCAACCTCTGAACTGGTTCCAAATATGCTAGCAGCAAAAGCTAAATCTTTTCTAGATCCTTTAGATGATCTTCAGGACTATGAAGATTTATTTACGCTGTTGCCGTTGCCTGAAGTCGCAAAAGTTTATCAAACAAATAATTCCTTCGCAGAACAACGTCTCTCTGGAGCAAATCCATTCGTGATTCGCTTACTGGGAGAAACTGACCCTCGATCGCAAGTCTTAGAGCAGATTCCTAGTTTTAAAGACGACTTTGAACCATTGTTCGATGTCCGCAAAGAATTAGCGGCTGGGAACATCTATATTACTGACTATACAGGCACTGATAAATATTATCGTGGCCCTTCTTTGGTTCAGGGTGGTACTCATGAAAAAGGTCGGAAATATTTACCAAAACCACTAGCTTTCTTTTGGTGGAAGCGCACTGGGATCAGCGATCGCGGAAAGCTGGTGCCGATCGCTATCCAACTAGATGCCAGCACGAATAGCAAGGTCTATACTCCGACAAATAGCAAGGTCTATACTCCGTTTGAGGAGAATCCACTCGATTGGCTATTTGCAAAACTTTGCGTTCAAATAGCCGATGGAAATCACCATGAGATGAGTTCCCACTTATGTCGAACACATTTTGTGATGGAACCGATCGCAATTGGAACTGCTCACCAATTGGCTGAAAATCATCCTCTCAGCCTTCTACTCAGACCCCATTTCCTATTCATGTTAACCAATAATCATCTTGGGCAGCAACGGTTGATTAATCCAGGTGGTGCTGTTGATGAGTTGCTGGCTGGTACTTTAGCAGAGTCACTGGAGCTAGTTAAAGATGCTTATGAAGGATGGGATATAAAGGAATTTGCCTTTCCAACGGAGATCGAAAATCGGGGAATGGATAATACGGATCGACTACCTCACTATCCTTACCGAGATGATGGGATGCTTGTTTGGAAAGCTATTCACACTTTTGTATCTGACTATCTTAATCATTTTTACCCAACTCCTGAAGACATCACTGGAGACACTGAATTGCAAGCATGGGCTAAAGAATTGTCCGATCAATCTGCTCAAACTAATGGTGGCAAAGTCAAGGGAATGCCGACAAGTTTTACTACTGTTCAAGAACTGATTGAAATCGTTACTACAATCATCTTTATCTGTGGACCGCAGCATTCAGCAGTAAACTACGCTCAGTATGAATATATGACTTTTGCCGCTAATATGCCCTTAGCAGCTTACCGTGATATTCCTAAGCAAAGTCACAAGCCTCAAGACCAAACTCCAGCAACCCCACCTGTAGCAGAGCAAACTATAGCAGAGCAAACTACAGCAGGCCAAAATACAAGAGTGGAAATTATAGCAGACAAAGCTACAGTAGACAAAGCTACAGTAGTGCAAAAGACAGCAGTGAAAACTACAACAGTAGAAATTCCAGAAGAACAAATTACAGAAGAACAAATTCTTAAGTTGCTGCCTCCCTACAAGAGAACCGCTGATCAACTGCAAAGTCTCTTTATTTTGTCAGCCTATCGGTATGACCGATTGGGCTACTATGAAAAAGCCTTTCAAGAACTTTATAAAGAGAAATTTGAGGATGTTTTTAAAGATGACAATAATCAAGCAATTCTTGCTATCGTAAGGCAGTTCCAGCAAAATCTGAATATGGTAGAACAAGAGATTGATGCCAATAATCAAAAGCGAATAGTCCCCTATCCTTACCTAAAACCTTCTCTAATACTCAACAGTATTAGCATTTAG
- a CDS encoding class I SAM-dependent methyltransferase produces the protein MEQHEQLTIAEYQATAESFRAGTWDHDVSQNRDALVAAMPRNPGKILDIGCGPGRDLVAFKSQGHTVIGLDATPAFVEMAQHLSGCEVWQQSFLQLNLPPETFDGIFANASLIHVPRGEMVRVLQDLRVALVTNGALIMSMVRGNNEGYSARSTGYRYVAAWEYETLAPCVEQAGFEIINHYYRPPGLPCEVQSWLVILARNTKT, from the coding sequence GTGGAGCAACATGAGCAACTGACAATAGCAGAGTATCAAGCAACAGCAGAATCTTTCCGCGCAGGTACTTGGGATCATGACGTTTCTCAAAATCGTGATGCTTTGGTTGCTGCTATGCCAAGAAATCCCGGTAAGATTTTGGATATTGGTTGTGGCCCTGGACGAGATTTAGTTGCTTTCAAAAGTCAGGGGCATACAGTTATCGGTTTGGATGCTACGCCCGCATTTGTAGAAATGGCGCAACACTTATCAGGATGTGAGGTATGGCAGCAGTCGTTTCTGCAATTGAACCTCCCACCAGAAACGTTTGATGGTATTTTTGCTAATGCCTCGCTAATTCATGTTCCTCGTGGGGAGATGGTGAGGGTGTTGCAAGATTTGAGGGTTGCGCTTGTTACTAATGGCGCACTGATTATGTCTATGGTACGTGGAAACAACGAAGGTTATAGCGCCCGTTCAACAGGCTATCGTTATGTTGCTGCTTGGGAATATGAAACTTTAGCCCCCTGTGTAGAACAAGCTGGCTTTGAAATTATCAATCACTACTATCGCCCACCTGGTTTACCTTGTGAAGTGCAATCTTGGCTGGTTATATTAGCTCGTAACACTAAAACTTGA
- a CDS encoding SDR family oxidoreductase produces the protein MTNEPYIFLAGASRGVGQQIAFRLMEQKRRVKALLRTETTRADLEAMGIKAVMGDALNVADVEQAMLGDEPIDTVITTIGGLPQDGKRSDYLGNKNLIDAAVKANVKKFILITSIGTGNSANAIPPQAMQALAPVLAEKDQAEKHLIASGLTYTIIRPGGLKSEPATGNGILTEDPNVAGTIHRADVAHLVCECIDSEKANNKTLSAIDRNMMYGQPDFEVFSLT, from the coding sequence ATGACAAATGAACCTTATATTTTTCTAGCTGGTGCTAGTCGCGGAGTTGGTCAGCAAATTGCATTTCGCCTGATGGAACAAAAGCGCCGAGTGAAAGCACTACTAAGGACAGAAACAACTCGCGCAGATTTAGAAGCGATGGGGATTAAAGCAGTGATGGGTGATGCCTTGAATGTTGCAGATGTAGAACAAGCAATGCTAGGGGATGAACCTATTGATACAGTAATTACCACAATTGGTGGCTTACCGCAAGATGGTAAAAGATCTGATTATTTGGGTAATAAGAATTTAATTGATGCTGCTGTCAAAGCTAATGTTAAAAAGTTTATCTTAATTACATCAATTGGTACTGGTAACAGTGCGAATGCTATTCCACCACAAGCTATGCAAGCACTAGCACCAGTTTTAGCAGAGAAAGACCAAGCAGAAAAACATTTAATTGCTAGTGGTCTTACCTATACTATTATTCGCCCAGGTGGATTAAAATCTGAACCTGCAACGGGTAATGGCATTTTGACAGAAGATCCGAATGTTGCAGGGACTATTCACCGTGCGGATGTGGCACATTTAGTCTGTGAGTGTATAGATTCAGAAAAGGCAAATAATAAAACACTATCAGCGATAGACCGCAATATGATGTATGGCCAACCAGATTTTGAAGTATTTAGCTTAACGTAA